The following are from one region of the Treponema denticola genome:
- a CDS encoding FGGY-family carbohydrate kinase, translated as MIFCAAVFDIGTSSLKGALIAEDGKVYTQGRLFFPQNLEAETWLISFENLFKQFSDFAEQKSIKICGICISGNGPSLVAVSEDSAERDFLLLWNKASSDTLNKNSNENSNENSMKKNPLYGKSIFLPRLDFFRNSYPKIFKSAKYILSGPEYLIYKLTKKRVTVLPEKRYVPAYWTDEELKALSIPKNKLAPFVPLGEDCGLYRNIPVFAGPPDFIAALIGTNTLKPGTACDRAGSSEGINICVKAPPESSKLKGLRLLPSPIPNLWNISYLIENSGNVFYEYIKKHGGNFMDFDAFVHNINTKTAHKQNEAEGRAIMEALAFKVKAGMDLLEKAAGFRPIYTISGGQANNKLWRDLKAEITGREFKVLQIADAELLGNAAITFTSLKTYSSISEAASVIAW; from the coding sequence ATGATTTTTTGTGCAGCCGTCTTTGACATAGGTACGTCTTCCCTGAAGGGCGCTCTTATAGCCGAAGACGGAAAGGTTTATACGCAAGGCCGTTTATTTTTTCCTCAAAACCTTGAAGCCGAAACATGGCTTATTTCTTTTGAAAACCTTTTTAAACAGTTTTCCGACTTTGCAGAACAAAAAAGCATTAAGATTTGCGGCATTTGTATTTCGGGAAACGGCCCCAGCTTGGTTGCCGTATCCGAAGATTCTGCAGAAAGAGATTTTTTGCTTTTGTGGAACAAGGCTTCTTCCGACACCTTGAATAAAAACTCTAACGAAAATTCGAATGAAAACTCCATGAAAAAAAATCCTCTTTACGGTAAATCCATCTTTTTACCTCGTCTGGATTTTTTCCGAAATTCTTACCCCAAAATATTTAAATCTGCAAAATATATTTTATCGGGCCCCGAATATTTAATTTATAAACTTACAAAAAAGAGGGTAACGGTTTTGCCCGAAAAACGCTATGTGCCCGCTTATTGGACTGATGAAGAATTAAAAGCCTTATCCATACCGAAAAATAAACTTGCCCCCTTTGTTCCGCTGGGAGAAGATTGCGGCCTATACCGGAACATTCCCGTCTTTGCAGGGCCGCCCGATTTTATAGCTGCCCTCATCGGAACAAACACCTTAAAACCCGGAACTGCCTGCGATAGGGCAGGGTCAAGCGAGGGCATAAATATCTGTGTAAAAGCTCCTCCGGAGAGCTCCAAGTTGAAGGGGTTACGCCTTCTTCCGTCTCCGATTCCGAACCTTTGGAACATATCCTACCTAATAGAAAATTCGGGGAATGTTTTTTATGAGTATATAAAAAAGCACGGAGGCAATTTTATGGACTTTGATGCTTTTGTGCATAATATAAATACTAAAACCGCACATAAACAAAATGAAGCGGAAGGAAGAGCTATAATGGAAGCCCTTGCTTTTAAGGTAAAAGCGGGTATGGATTTACTTGAAAAGGCCGCAGGCTTCCGTCCCATATATACAATCTCCGGAGGGCAGGCCAATAATAAACTTTGGCGGGACTTAAAAGCCGAAATAACCGGCAGAGAATTCAAGGTGCTGCAGATAGCCGATGCCGAGCTTTTGGGCAATGCCGCGATAACTTTTACTTCTCTTAAAACCTATAGCTCGATAAGCGAGGCGGCCTCTGTAATTGCGTGGTAA
- the rsgA gene encoding ribosome small subunit-dependent GTPase A → METILNFGFEDFFKDKKIEKEVGRIIFFGGTSYKIICKDGEKEARLKGSFKKECEVSGSYPTVGDWIGFESQENSSIALIDFLYERKNKISRTDPRLGIELEQIIAANIDTAFICMSLNEDFNLNRLARYIFALQNIETVLFLTKADLSETREDAENLIEKIYPHLKVYCISIFEPDSLENIKHYFKKGKTSVLLGSSGVGKSSLINSLTGKEILRTSEINKKIDKGVHTTTNRQIISLGEDAGLIMDTPGMKVLGIWDSDSGENSFADITELKSKCLFSDCTHTCEKGCAVLEALKTGLLDKNRYELYLQLLKEDRRKIRREKRQEKFLIKKEEKSKSAKRRFKEKKNIKQTFKKDLDDLLDE, encoded by the coding sequence ATGGAAACAATTTTAAATTTCGGCTTTGAAGATTTTTTTAAAGATAAAAAGATCGAAAAAGAGGTTGGGCGTATTATTTTTTTTGGCGGGACTTCCTATAAAATAATATGTAAAGATGGCGAAAAAGAAGCCCGCTTAAAAGGCTCCTTTAAAAAAGAATGTGAGGTATCCGGTTCTTATCCTACAGTAGGAGACTGGATCGGTTTTGAATCTCAAGAAAATTCTTCGATTGCACTTATAGATTTTTTATATGAGCGCAAAAATAAGATTTCGCGAACGGATCCTAGGTTAGGCATTGAGCTTGAACAAATTATTGCTGCCAATATTGATACGGCTTTTATATGTATGTCCTTAAACGAGGATTTTAATTTAAACCGTTTGGCTAGATATATTTTTGCCTTGCAAAATATTGAAACCGTTTTGTTTTTAACTAAGGCGGACTTATCCGAGACAAGGGAGGATGCCGAAAATTTAATAGAAAAGATTTATCCTCATTTAAAAGTCTATTGCATAAGTATTTTTGAACCTGACAGTTTAGAAAATATAAAGCATTACTTTAAAAAGGGAAAGACTTCGGTGCTGCTCGGTTCTTCCGGTGTCGGAAAATCAAGCCTCATAAACAGCTTAACCGGAAAAGAAATTTTACGCACAAGCGAAATAAATAAAAAGATAGACAAGGGCGTTCATACTACAACGAACAGGCAGATAATTTCTTTAGGAGAAGATGCGGGCCTTATAATGGATACTCCCGGAATGAAGGTTCTGGGTATCTGGGATTCGGACAGCGGAGAAAATTCTTTTGCCGATATTACCGAGCTAAAATCCAAGTGTCTTTTTAGCGACTGTACGCATACATGCGAAAAGGGCTGTGCTGTTTTGGAGGCTCTTAAAACGGGTTTACTGGATAAAAACAGGTATGAACTTTATCTGCAATTATTAAAAGAGGATAGAAGAAAAATAAGACGGGAAAAACGGCAGGAAAAATTCTTAATAAAGAAGGAAGAAAAGTCCAAGTCGGCAAAAAGGCGCTTTAAAGAAAAGAAAAACATAAAACAAACCTTTAAAAAAGATTTGGATGACCTGCTTGATGAATAA
- a CDS encoding GGDEF domain-containing protein, translating into MNSAKQKWLEILQKARLFAHLSIKEIEVLAEAMFYSEFEAGQALVYEGESGNELFIIVKGTISVSVKSEGKEIELVRLGAGDFFGEMAMLEQEHRSATCKAVESTSCLVLKSQDFSSLIIDQPKIASTVLYNMLKITGGRLSKTDGLLSQIIRWGDDAKRRAITDEFTGLYNRRYLDESFESLLKRCVRQHIGVSFAMVDIDHFGQLNRDYGAVFCDKVLLAIVEVFKRNFDTDDILIRYGGDEFSFIIRGMLERAEHQCKRVCTEVNALTFQEHPELRVSCSIGLAIYDEKMTTPELLKFSDTALYSAKEGGRNRVFVYQK; encoded by the coding sequence ATGAATAGCGCAAAACAAAAATGGCTTGAAATTTTACAAAAAGCACGGCTTTTTGCTCATCTTTCAATAAAAGAAATAGAAGTCTTGGCTGAAGCTATGTTTTATTCCGAATTTGAAGCGGGCCAAGCTCTCGTTTATGAAGGTGAATCGGGCAATGAGCTTTTTATCATTGTAAAAGGTACTATTTCCGTTTCGGTAAAATCCGAAGGGAAAGAAATTGAACTTGTCCGTCTTGGAGCGGGAGATTTTTTCGGTGAAATGGCTATGCTCGAACAAGAGCACCGTTCGGCAACCTGCAAGGCTGTAGAATCCACCTCCTGCCTTGTTTTAAAATCTCAAGATTTTTCCTCCCTTATTATAGACCAGCCGAAAATAGCTTCAACGGTTTTGTACAATATGCTTAAAATCACAGGAGGACGTTTAAGTAAGACGGACGGCCTTTTATCGCAGATAATCCGATGGGGTGATGATGCAAAAAGAAGAGCCATTACCGACGAGTTTACTGGACTTTACAATAGAAGATATTTAGATGAATCATTTGAAAGCCTTCTTAAACGCTGTGTCCGTCAGCACATCGGTGTAAGTTTTGCTATGGTGGATATCGATCACTTTGGTCAGCTTAACAGAGACTATGGAGCCGTCTTTTGCGACAAGGTCCTGCTAGCCATTGTCGAAGTTTTTAAACGTAATTTTGATACTGACGATATTTTAATCCGGTACGGAGGGGATGAGTTTTCCTTTATTATCAGAGGAATGTTGGAAAGAGCCGAACATCAGTGCAAAAGAGTCTGTACCGAAGTTAATGCTCTGACTTTTCAAGAACACCCCGAATTACGGGTTTCATGCTCAATCGGCCTTGCCATATATGACGAAAAGATGACTACACCTGAACTCTTAAAATTTTCCGATACAGCACTCTATTCCGCCAAAGAGGGCGGCAGAAACAGGGTCTTTGTTTATCAAAAATAG
- a CDS encoding ribose-phosphate pyrophosphokinase, with amino-acid sequence MNYLESNNLAIIACPGGEEFANLTIKNLKHIYARKLYQQSEKLAKRYNTSSEDMIQKFNFYSDLFAGRMSVNKDTNKIHVPKFKVDARFTYFMNGEFKTELLETVRGKDVYIFQDVENKQEITINEGKNKEIFSVNDHLMSLIVTIDAVRHAGAGRISLVLPVYPYSRQHKKKGREGLTASLLGHIYEDLDVEQIITLDIHSREIENSFHSARLQNLHASYQIIRELTRILDLSADSEEQFVVVSPDSGAVDRNKFYSSGLQKPLAMIYKERDYSVVTQNAKQSNIISIKLLGDVEGKNAFIADDMLGTGGTLLKAMEFLKSKGAKKVIAAVSLPFFTGDAIQQFDEAYSKGLFYRVIGTNAVYHTELKQKEWYIETDVSGLFAQVITRLHENLSLSSLLDNRDIIEKLLKNAAIPKK; translated from the coding sequence ATGAATTATCTTGAATCGAATAACCTCGCAATCATTGCTTGTCCGGGAGGCGAAGAGTTTGCAAATTTAACGATTAAGAATCTGAAGCATATCTATGCCCGTAAGCTGTACCAGCAAAGCGAAAAGTTAGCAAAGAGGTACAACACCTCCTCTGAGGATATGATTCAAAAGTTTAACTTTTATAGCGATTTATTTGCAGGCAGAATGTCGGTAAACAAGGATACAAATAAAATCCACGTACCCAAGTTCAAGGTAGATGCCCGTTTTACATATTTTATGAATGGGGAGTTTAAAACCGAGCTCCTCGAGACAGTCCGCGGAAAAGATGTCTATATTTTTCAGGATGTTGAAAACAAGCAGGAAATTACCATCAATGAGGGAAAAAACAAGGAGATATTTTCCGTAAACGATCACCTCATGTCTCTCATTGTAACCATAGATGCTGTCCGCCATGCAGGGGCAGGGAGAATATCCTTAGTTCTTCCGGTTTATCCTTACAGCCGCCAGCATAAAAAGAAGGGAAGAGAGGGCTTGACTGCCAGCTTGCTTGGGCATATTTACGAAGACCTTGATGTAGAGCAGATTATAACCCTCGATATCCATTCCCGCGAAATTGAAAATTCCTTCCATTCTGCACGCTTACAAAATCTTCATGCAAGTTATCAGATTATTAGGGAGCTTACAAGAATACTCGATTTAAGTGCCGATTCGGAAGAACAATTTGTAGTTGTTTCTCCCGACTCCGGGGCTGTAGACCGAAATAAGTTCTATTCGTCGGGCTTACAAAAACCTCTCGCCATGATTTATAAAGAAAGAGATTATTCCGTTGTCACTCAAAATGCAAAGCAGTCGAATATCATAAGCATTAAGCTTTTGGGCGATGTAGAAGGAAAAAATGCCTTTATTGCAGACGATATGTTGGGAACGGGCGGTACTCTTTTAAAGGCTATGGAATTCTTGAAGAGCAAGGGAGCAAAAAAAGTTATAGCCGCCGTAAGTCTTCCCTTTTTTACCGGAGACGCCATTCAGCAATTTGATGAGGCTTATTCCAAGGGGCTTTTTTATAGGGTTATAGGTACGAATGCCGTTTATCATACCGAGCTAAAACAAAAAGAGTGGTATATTGAAACCGATGTATCGGGCCTCTTTGCTCAAGTTATCACGCGCCTTCACGAGAACCTCTCTCTTTCGAGCCTCCTCGACAACAGGGATATAATCGAAAAATTGCTAAAAAACGCTGCAATACCTAAAAAATGA
- a CDS encoding type II toxin-antitoxin system Phd/YefM family antitoxin — MNALRTVDLLDSIIPISRFNKGEANKIFSEVKKNGVRIVVKNNIPECVLISPKDYQQMIEEYEDTVLLSEAEKRMAKKTKPISHQELMKRLGFTKEDLDDIDAELE, encoded by the coding sequence ATGAATGCATTAAGAACTGTTGATTTATTGGATTCAATTATTCCCATCAGTAGATTTAACAAGGGCGAAGCAAATAAGATTTTTTCTGAAGTAAAAAAAAATGGGGTTAGGATTGTCGTAAAAAACAATATTCCCGAATGTGTTTTAATAAGTCCTAAAGATTATCAGCAGATGATTGAGGAGTATGAAGACACCGTTCTTTTATCTGAAGCGGAAAAAAGAATGGCCAAAAAAACGAAGCCTATTTCTCACCAAGAACTTATGAAAAGATTAGGATTTACAAAAGAAGATTTGGATGATATTGATGCCGAGTTGGAGTAA
- a CDS encoding GGDEF domain-containing protein yields MISDGQKIQALSNTPLFAGWDEVYLKDIADMVGIDSYQKGDIIFKQDTRGDRFYIIVEGNVIILSPEDNSVLAEFVSGEMFGETAMLTQEEQKAIASANENSIILSFPKDGIPMEDVFKDNPVTYAQLLKSFLVMVSRRTRKANSLIKENSPIMQELQKQVYGDKLTGLLNKAYLEENIADFMKGSFSLIMMKPDNFKAINDTYGHEKGDACLTFIGNHLSHFLDTDSVLIRYQGNEFAVLTPDQGRDGAANLAEKIKAELENLDISPVLNSPFKLSISLGVLLYPDTKIEKTEFIKQCSEMPLIGRARGGSQILFEEDINE; encoded by the coding sequence ATGATTAGTGATGGACAGAAGATACAAGCTTTAAGTAATACTCCTCTTTTTGCAGGATGGGATGAGGTTTACTTAAAAGACATAGCCGATATGGTAGGAATAGACAGCTATCAAAAAGGCGATATTATTTTTAAGCAGGATACACGTGGTGACCGATTTTACATTATTGTAGAAGGAAATGTTATAATTTTATCCCCTGAAGATAATTCCGTTCTGGCCGAATTTGTAAGCGGTGAAATGTTCGGTGAGACAGCTATGCTTACTCAGGAAGAACAAAAAGCCATAGCTTCTGCCAATGAAAATTCTATCATCCTCTCTTTCCCTAAAGACGGAATTCCCATGGAAGATGTTTTTAAGGATAATCCCGTAACTTATGCTCAACTGCTAAAATCGTTTTTGGTCATGGTTTCTCGTAGGACTCGAAAGGCTAACTCTTTAATAAAAGAAAACTCTCCCATTATGCAGGAACTGCAAAAGCAGGTTTATGGAGATAAGCTTACGGGACTTTTAAATAAGGCCTATCTTGAAGAAAATATTGCGGACTTTATGAAAGGCTCTTTTTCTCTTATTATGATGAAGCCCGATAATTTTAAGGCTATTAACGACACCTACGGTCACGAAAAGGGAGATGCCTGTCTTACATTTATAGGCAATCACTTGAGCCATTTTTTAGATACGGATTCCGTTCTAATCCGTTATCAGGGAAACGAATTTGCCGTTTTAACGCCTGATCAGGGAAGGGATGGGGCTGCAAATTTAGCCGAAAAGATAAAGGCAGAGCTTGAAAACTTAGATATTTCTCCGGTATTAAACAGTCCTTTTAAGTTGAGCATAAGTTTAGGCGTTTTATTATATCCCGATACGAAGATTGAAAAAACGGAATTTATAAAACAATGCTCCGAAATGCCCCTTATCGGACGAGCCCGCGGAGGCTCCCAAATTCTCTTTGAGGAGGATATAAATGAATAG
- a CDS encoding type II toxin-antitoxin system RelE family toxin: MWKIKYHPDAEKDLKKLDDSVKKIVLKGIIKVSENPLPKNEGGYGKPLGNKSKNNLTNLLKIKYKKIGIRVVYKLFRTKNEMYILVISARAENEVYTLAGKRKF, encoded by the coding sequence GTGTGGAAAATAAAGTATCATCCTGATGCAGAAAAAGATTTAAAAAAATTAGATGACTCGGTAAAAAAAATTGTACTTAAAGGAATTATTAAAGTATCAGAAAATCCTCTTCCTAAAAATGAAGGCGGTTATGGAAAACCTTTAGGAAATAAGAGTAAAAATAATTTAACTAATTTATTAAAAATAAAATATAAAAAAATCGGAATTAGAGTTGTTTATAAACTATTTCGTACTAAAAATGAAATGTATATACTTGTGATTTCAGCAAGAGCAGAAAATGAAGTATACACTTTAGCAGGAAAGAGAAAGTTCTAA
- a CDS encoding DNA repair helicase XPB — translation MQESKPLIIQGDRSILLDIHDPEANEARFALIPFAELEKSPEHLHTYRLTPLSLWNAAGVGLSADSIMKTLTGFSRFKVPDSILVWMKETMGRYGKIKLLPIEKPQEEKNGIENKTDIEESGENQAGGINLETPDAEFLRLKPENALIFKELKSSKILLKYLIEDPDEENSFLISLLNRGTVKQALLKQGWPVQDEVPLRDGEPLDISLKEKTSSGAEFEIRDYQRDAASSFVGDKSAGTGFGTIVLPCGSGKTIVGMLTMSLLKTSTLILTPNVAAVYQWRRELLDKTNIKDEDIGLYTGEVKEIRPVTIATYQVLTWRPNTDAAFPHFKIFRERAWGLIIYDEVHLLPAPVFRITAELQVIRRLGLTATLVREDGCEGDVFSLVGPKRFDVPWKDLEQKGWIAKAYCTEIRVNIAPSKEIEYAVGTTREKHRIASENPAKLEIVKKLLTKHKENQILIIGQYLSQLETIAKEINAPLITGKNTNAERELLYDSFRKGEINVLVVSKVANFAIDLPDASVAIQVSGVFGSRQEEAQRLGRILRPKECDSHFYSIVTRQTIEEGFAEKRQKFLAEQGYDYSILTEAELDK, via the coding sequence ATGCAAGAATCTAAGCCGCTTATAATTCAAGGAGACCGCTCCATTCTTTTGGATATTCACGACCCGGAAGCCAATGAGGCTCGCTTTGCTCTTATTCCCTTTGCGGAGCTTGAAAAGTCGCCTGAACATCTTCACACTTACAGGCTGACTCCCCTCTCGCTTTGGAATGCGGCAGGTGTCGGGCTTTCAGCCGATTCTATTATGAAAACCCTCACGGGTTTTTCCCGCTTTAAGGTTCCCGACTCTATCTTGGTTTGGATGAAAGAGACGATGGGCCGCTACGGTAAAATAAAGCTCCTCCCCATTGAAAAGCCTCAAGAAGAAAAAAATGGAATTGAGAATAAGACCGATATTGAAGAGAGCGGCGAAAATCAAGCCGGCGGAATAAATCTCGAAACTCCCGATGCGGAATTTTTGCGACTTAAGCCTGAAAATGCTCTTATTTTTAAGGAATTAAAAAGCAGCAAGATTCTTTTAAAATATTTAATAGAAGACCCCGATGAGGAAAACTCCTTTTTGATTTCCCTTTTAAACAGGGGAACCGTAAAACAGGCTCTTTTAAAACAGGGCTGGCCCGTGCAAGATGAGGTACCCCTCCGCGACGGAGAGCCCTTGGATATTTCCTTAAAAGAAAAAACTTCAAGCGGTGCCGAATTTGAAATCAGGGATTATCAGCGGGATGCCGCCTCTTCCTTTGTCGGCGATAAGTCGGCAGGAACCGGCTTCGGCACAATTGTTCTTCCCTGCGGCTCGGGAAAAACCATAGTCGGAATGCTTACGATGAGCCTTCTTAAAACAAGTACCCTTATTCTAACTCCCAATGTAGCTGCCGTTTATCAGTGGAGACGGGAACTTTTGGATAAGACAAACATAAAAGATGAAGATATAGGCTTATACACGGGCGAGGTAAAGGAGATAAGGCCTGTTACGATAGCGACTTATCAGGTGCTTACTTGGAGGCCCAACACCGATGCGGCCTTCCCTCATTTTAAGATTTTTAGGGAAAGAGCATGGGGGCTTATCATCTATGATGAGGTTCACCTATTACCGGCTCCGGTTTTTAGAATTACGGCAGAGCTTCAAGTTATAAGAAGGCTTGGGCTTACTGCTACCCTTGTGAGAGAGGACGGCTGTGAGGGCGATGTGTTCAGCCTTGTCGGGCCTAAGCGCTTTGATGTGCCGTGGAAGGACCTTGAGCAAAAGGGCTGGATAGCAAAAGCTTATTGTACCGAAATCAGGGTAAACATTGCTCCTTCAAAAGAGATAGAGTACGCAGTGGGTACCACTCGCGAAAAACACCGCATCGCAAGCGAAAACCCTGCAAAGCTCGAAATAGTAAAAAAACTTTTGACCAAGCACAAGGAAAATCAAATTCTTATAATCGGGCAGTACTTGTCCCAGCTCGAAACGATTGCAAAAGAAATAAATGCCCCCCTGATCACGGGAAAAAATACAAATGCCGAGCGGGAGCTTTTGTATGATTCATTTAGAAAGGGAGAGATAAACGTTTTGGTGGTTTCTAAGGTTGCAAATTTCGCGATTGATTTGCCTGATGCTTCCGTGGCTATTCAGGTTTCGGGCGTTTTCGGAAGCCGGCAAGAAGAGGCTCAGCGTTTGGGACGAATCTTGAGACCTAAAGAATGTGATTCCCATTTTTACAGCATTGTAACCCGCCAAACTATAGAAGAGGGCTTTGCCGAAAAACGTCAAAAGTTTTTAGCCGAGCAGGGTTACGACTACTCGATTCTTACCGAAGCCGAATTGGATAAATAA